Within the Porphyromonadaceae bacterium W3.11 genome, the region ATAACCTCGCATTAATCATCAATATGGTCAAGACTATGCAAATTTTCATTTCTAAAACAAACTTCTTCACAGTGCCAATTTACCATCAAGCATAACATCCAGATTATTCAAAGAATGAATTTTATTTCTTCTGATATGAACCAAAGCTACATTTATTCGTTATCTTTGACATATAGTATTCTAAAAATGATTGATTATGCAACAAGACTTAAGCCTTCAAAAAAGATTACCACAAGACTCCTACGAAAATCCTCTTGCTATAGCACATGGGATTAATCCAAGGCACTGGATTTCAGAGAAAGCAAAAGCCTATTCCTACTTTACGAATGGATTTCCAGAAGATTTTGATAAACTTGAAGTAGAATATCATCACCCTGAAAATGGGTGGCTTAGGACAGTGTTCTATAAAAATGGAGAGAAACTACTTGATGTTCCATTAAATGATTGGAATGATCCTCTTGTTTCAATAGTTGACTGGTTAGAAGAGTTAATAGAGGAGCACGAAGACTTAAATGACAAAACCCTTCACATTGATTGTGACCTTGGGCTACATTTTGTACTTCACTATGAGCCTCTAAACGCACGTAATGTAGAATATGGAATACTTTTCATTTATGGCTCTTGGACAGAGGACTATGAGGAGAGCTGCTTTTCTGTTTTCTGTACAAAGCTAGATATCATAAATGCGATATATACCCCAATGATTAAACATTGGATGGACTTATCTGAGAAATTTCCAAGAGGGCATAGCGAAGATTGGCATGACTGGGAGCTCTCCTTCAAGTCAATTGACTGTCCAGAAGAAATGCTCCAGTATATAAGACGCACATCTATTGAAAGCTACCTCCGAATGAGGTTTCCAACCCTTAAACTATAGAAATAATGAAGTCAGACTATGTTTTAGAGAGCAAAGGGCTATCCTTGATTTATTGGTCATAAGGGACAAATGTTTTTGAAGCCCCACCAAGATGCTTTATAGGCTTCTATGCTTTCAGAAGGTACATATAAGACACAATTTTTGATATCTCCAGAAAATATCCTTTGCTTATTCTGACCTGCATCTATTATCTCTGGTGGGGTCAGTGCATGTACAATCATACTCTCTAAGCTTTCACAATCATCAAAAGCTCTAAAGTCAATTTTGTTGAAACTCTTAGGAATATCAAACTCCCTAAGTCTTGTGCAGCTATCAAAGGCTCTATAACCAATTTCAAGAAGTCCATCTGGTAGAGTGATAGATTGAAGCTTCGATAATCCCCAGCAGAATAATGGACCTATAATTTTGGTATCCTTATCTATATTCAGAGTTTCTTCGCTCCGACCATACACACATATCGCTTTATACTTATCTTTGGTATAAAGCACTCCATTATAGGCTATTAAGTATGGATTGTCTATGTCCACTTCCAGTTCAAAAGAGGAGTTAGCTACTCTTACTGCTTCACATTTCTCTGGATTGACTTCTCGTACTGTTTTGGGGATATATAGATACTTGAGATGATTGCAATTACATAAATCATCATTAATAACCTCAAGACCATCATTGAGAATAATTTCTTCAAGACCATGAGACCAACTCAATGCAACCGATTCGATCACTCTTACTGATTCGGGGAGAGTGATTCTTTTTAGGTTAAGCGTTCCTGCAAAAATCTGCTCGCTTAAAACCTTAATACTATTTGATAGCTTTACCCGAGTTAAACTTGAACAGTATCTGAAGGCAAGCTTCCCTATTTCGGTGACCGAATCAGGAATTTTCACTTCAAGGAGGTTCTCACAAAACTGGAAGGACCATCCTTCAATAACCTTTAAGGATGGTGGGAAAGATATTGATGAGATATTAGAGCCCGAAAAAGATCCTTCTCCTATACACTCTGTTCCTCCTATTACTTCATAATGACTATTCTTATACCCACTAGGAAAAGCTACGACTCTCTTCTTATCACGACTGTAGATGACGCCATCAATGGTTATAAAATAAGGATTGCCTGGATCTACAGTGAATCGTTCTATTCCATTACAACCAAGAAATGCTCCATTCCCAATATGAGACACATTCTTAGGAATACATATTTCTCTAAGGCTTATACAATCACTAAATGCGAAGCTTCCAATTTCTTTTAATCCTGCAG harbors:
- a CDS encoding leucine-rich repeat domain-containing protein gives rise to the protein MGAKKTIYIEEAGTLSTLITEEEKMTLTHLKIVGEINNRDVFDVLDDMCTTSGEFDLEDNRITYYDEPPFLKILDLGECVLVDDSFFGGFAYYSKLEELIFPKNIIETNEFDAFSNSEKLKRVVLPDTLEKLSDSSFSNNEKLEEINLPAGLKEIGSFAFSDCISLREICIPKNVSHIGNGAFLGCNGIERFTVDPGNPYFITIDGVIYSRDKKRVVAFPSGYKNSHYEVIGGTECIGEGSFSGSNISSISFPPSLKVIEGWSFQFCENLLEVKIPDSVTEIGKLAFRYCSSLTRVKLSNSIKVLSEQIFAGTLNLKRITLPESVRVIESVALSWSHGLEEIILNDGLEVINDDLCNCNHLKYLYIPKTVREVNPEKCEAVRVANSSFELEVDIDNPYLIAYNGVLYTKDKYKAICVYGRSEETLNIDKDTKIIGPLFCWGLSKLQSITLPDGLLEIGYRAFDSCTRLREFDIPKSFNKIDFRAFDDCESLESMIVHALTPPEIIDAGQNKQRIFSGDIKNCVLYVPSESIEAYKASWWGFKNICPL